AGACGATAGCTCGGGGTTCCGGGGAAATTTGTTCGACGGCGGCGCGATATTGCGCCTGACCACGGAATGGGAGGTTCGAATGGACATCAGATATTCCACCGCCGATGCCAGTCCTGCCGCGCGCAAGCGTTACTGGAACGAAGCCGTATCGCAGACCTATTTCTCGCTCGACCTGACCTTCAGGAACGAGCCCCGCTTCGACGGCTCCCTCAACAACTGGAACCTCGGCACGCTGTCGCTGTCGCGGCTGGCATCGGACGGCCTGCTCTACCGCCGCCACAAGCACCATCTGCTGCACGAGCGCGACGAGAGCTATCTGATCACCGTGCCGGAACGCGCCGACGTGCATTTCCTGCAGGATGGCCGCGAGGCGCATTGCAAGCCCGGCCAGATCCTGGTCGAGCGCAGCCATCTTCCCTATGATTTCTCCTATGCCGAGGCCAATGCGCTGTGGGTGCTGAAGGTGCCGGGCAGCGTGCTGCGCTCGCGCGTCGTGCTGCCGGAGCGGCTGGCGTCGCTGAGCTTCGACGCCACCTGCGGGGCGGGCGCATTGTTCGTCGACATGATGCGTCTGGTCGCCGCGCGGCTGGAGGAGATGGACGATCAGGCGCGCACCATGTCCGGCCGCCATCTGGTCGACATGCTGGCCATGGCGGTTTCCGCCGACGAAAAGATGCTCAACGCCAACGCGTCCTCCGTGCAGATGGCGCATCTGTATCGCGTGGAGAATTTCATCCGTCTCAATCTGGCTTCGCCCTCGCTCAGCCCTCAAACCATCGCCGACGCCTGCGGCATTTCCGTGCGCTATCTGCACCAGCTTTTCACCGGCTTTGGCCGCTCGGTCAGCGAATGGGTGAAGTTGCAGCGGCTGTTGATGTGCCGGCAGATGCTGTGCGATCCCGCCTGCCGGAAGAAGGTTTCGGAGATCGCCTATGAATGGGGCTTCAGCGATCAGGCCCAGTTCAGCCGGCTCTATCGCGCCGAGTTCGGCGAAACGCCAAGCGGGACGAGAGAGCGAAGCCGCATGACATCGCCCTGACTGACAGTGCCGGCATAACCAGCTGAGAGCGCTGCCGGCGCGCCCTTCCCATTACATTGCCAAAAAGGAGAACACGATGCCCAGCTTGCGTGTGGCGGTCGACGTCGGAGGTACGTTCACCGACGTCTGTATCATGGACGAGAAATCCGGAAGCATCCGGATCGAGAAGACCGCCTCTACCCCCGATCCGATCGACGGCATCCTCGGCGGCGTGGCCAAGGCGGGCGTGGACATGGCCGATGTGGCGCTGTTCTCGCACGGAACCACGGTTGCCACCAACGCGCTGATCACCCGCCGCCTGCCGCGCGCGGCCATGGTCTGCACCGAAGGATTTCGCGACGTGATTGAGATCCGCC
Above is a window of Aquamicrobium lusatiense DNA encoding:
- a CDS encoding helix-turn-helix domain-containing protein encodes the protein MDIRYSTADASPAARKRYWNEAVSQTYFSLDLTFRNEPRFDGSLNNWNLGTLSLSRLASDGLLYRRHKHHLLHERDESYLITVPERADVHFLQDGREAHCKPGQILVERSHLPYDFSYAEANALWVLKVPGSVLRSRVVLPERLASLSFDATCGAGALFVDMMRLVAARLEEMDDQARTMSGRHLVDMLAMAVSADEKMLNANASSVQMAHLYRVENFIRLNLASPSLSPQTIADACGISVRYLHQLFTGFGRSVSEWVKLQRLLMCRQMLCDPACRKKVSEIAYEWGFSDQAQFSRLYRAEFGETPSGTRERSRMTSP